The nucleotide sequence ATTAAAACAATCGGGAGTGTGGAGATTGAGTATTTTTCGTCTGAAAATATCACATTTTTACACCTATCGCTCCCACTAAATGTGTTGTTTGGCGAATTCTAGTTTGGGATGTTTGTGTGACACAATCAAAGCTGGTTTCAACTTAACGGTCGCCgtggccaaatgggttggtaattatcaattttcatttttctttgcaGATCAGTCCGAATAATGCGGATACGTGTCACGGTCATTCTTGTTTAACTGATTTGCTTACACTTTTCCTTAAGCTTTACCACATTTGGGAGGTTAAAGTCAGAGGGTAAAATAACATTTCATGTTtaaggggaagttgcaagtttttactggataatttttacatgaaaacaCCTACTATCTATTGGTGAGGCCAAGCGATTCAATTTAATGTCAATTTATCTGTTGTATGATACATACCAGCAACCTTGTTGGTGATTTCTTcaagtgtttttttcttttccgttGATGACAGTTTTGTAAGAATTGAagtatttaattgttaaataaaatcaaaagtttaAAGTTACAATATTATGCTCAACTGAACAACAAATGATTAATTTGAAGACACAAAAATTACTGCATTTAATTGAGTGAACAACAAAAGTAACTCCCAAacgaaaattacaaattacgaAGAAGGAAGTAaggatatttgaattttttgagcaaacatgaaaaaagaactaaaacgCAAAATTTCAAGTGCAAAAAGAACGCCGCTCCTTATATTAAACCGGCGTTTGTCGCTACTGGGTAAAAAATACCACAGAGGTAATAAAACTActtctaactttttttctacaaaatatcgTGACTTGTCGATTCAAGTACCTATCTGCATAGAAACAAAAGACGCGCTCCCTacgtaaaataaatgtttatttaattatacacCTATATATTATGTGGTAATTTTTACCCGCTTGCGACCGTTTGTGTTTATATTTGCCTAGTGACAAACCCCGGgttaaaacacattttaaatGGCATAAATGGCAGTGTTCTTAATTGAACTACGCGGAGTGTGTAAATGATACTACTCCCactaaaaaaggaaaacaaaaaataagaaacgaaACCCTTTTGgattattgcttttattaaaatgtaagttAAAATAGGTACAATATCGTCAGAAATGTCGACACTTACAAACGAATTTAACAAATGAAACAATGCATACAAGCATTTATTCGTAAAAGAGAAACAACATAAACTCAAAAGAAGTTAACGAAAATGTCTGTCTACTcatcaaaatttacttttcgagaataaattttctttttcatacgcttttttttttgggacacGCTTTATTACGAGTCAAACCCTACTAGCACTGCAAGCAAAAGGTCCCATATTCTGTCTAGTATATGGAACGGTAATTACATAAAcacgtaattttttataaatggtatTTTAGATCGTGTTCCAcaatatgcaagtaaattaatttttttttttcgatttcaataAATAACTATTGGTTTAGAAGTTCTGAACACGTTGccactataaattttatttattttttatttttgtttttagcagaaaaacattaatacataatatatttatacGGATAGGACTAaactattcatttttatttgattaatatATATCTTTCTAATGCGGTATTTTATGTCATATTTGGTTGAGGTTTTAATGTGCCTACGTACTAATTATGTAATTAATAAAACGTTTAAACGTCTTTTtggttagtttttttgttttttgtttttaaaatattgtttactCGACCGGTTTGAGTTTTATCACTGCACGTAAAGCTTAAGCTATATTACAATTACACATTCCTCCTTATACTTTACAAATTGAAAGCATTGTCTCCGAAAAGTGCGCACATTTCCTTTAAGTTAATACAAAGTGCGAAGCTAAAATGCTAATTGTGGCAAAGCTAAATACAAACCACATTTTGAATACAATCTCCAAAGTAACTGCGTTCATAAATCGTTTTTATTCTCATCCCTACTAAGCTTTAATTCTTTAACTGGGATTATCATTTGCGTACATTTAGTTAGAAACTAATTACTATTTATCCTGCCTCCGATTGCTTGCAACcatctaaataaaaaatctaacaAAGTACCCATTAGCTACTCTTCGTAAGAGTGTACGACCTTAAAAACTAGCGTTGACTAACATGCCACACAATTAAATAACTCTTGTCGCCGCGATTCTCAATCGTTTGATTTGCCTCCAGTTGAATACTGTTCTCCATGTCATTATCATCTGTAAGTTGTAAACAATTAATTAGTATTCATAATAAGTCATAGCCTGCGGAGAGATGTTGAACACTGAGGTGTTATTTGTTGGAATAAGTTTAGTAAAGGTTATTAAGTTCTGTTCTCCAAAGCTTTTCTGAAACAAGTAACACGGCAGCTACACCTGAGAACATAGTGTATGGAGTGATACATAGTGTAGAAGTGTTGTTTAAGAATACACACTAGAAGATGGCTTAACAGAAGTAGTCGAATGTGCGCACCCGAAAGATAGAGAAGAAGCATAAAAgcgttaaatattttaataagttaGTGCGAACCaatgaattaaaccaaactttataaaaacgaaaaaaaaaaaaatatcaccaaGCGAAATTAAGGGGtttggggtagtcagaattttcaaattggatttttttgtttgcttttttttaaagtataatatcttaaacatattgtgcaaaatttgaagtgaatccgacaaatacttttcgagttattcaacaattcacaaagggcgctccggagcgtacgagagcaagtagctagttttaaatgcgtttttctcaaatcaatattatttgaagtgaaaacataaaaaaacctaaaaaaagagatatcacattacacttgaaacactccctttcattttctacttttcctatcatcgtcctattctcaacagagaaatggtttattaccatgcacacaggaagaaggcatctgcaaatacaaatatgtaaatttatatacatatgcgcatatacatacatatatatgctcactcaagtaggagagagccagatgtcgaacgttgccgaacgcgggggccgattgtgcctctttgtcgttcgttccgcgctctcgcttgcagttcaaccaaggtaacgacgcatgaacaagataacgacgcatgaacaagataacgacgcatgaaCAAGATAACGaggcatgagcaagataacgacgcattttttggtgcgtgcagccggctacatcgaattataagacgttatcacgtcaaaactcgtgcctgatagaaggattcttattttttttttcgaaaatctgaaaataatttcctgagcccgccatattgttaattttgaaaaaaagaaaaaaaatcaggcacaagataatctattaataaaactaatttctcttgtccgattgattttagatgaatcgccAAAGACCGCAAGGGACTTTTGGAGAAAAGGactccacacaaacaacgataacttttacaattatcaattttttttggaaattttgctaaagtcaagttgaAACATGATGAATTAatgcaatgtttttattttgcaaaatcaaGCAATCgactagcaaaacaaaattattgaaaatcatcattttttcgggcctctgactacccctaaccccttaatacgaatggaattttcttgttttatgcACAGCCCGTTTTTACATATTCAAGTTTTACTGAAGACTACTGCTGGCGATAACCCTCTAAAGACAGCCGGTTCTACAGCAACGGAATGGCCCCAGCGGCAGCAGGCAGTAAAGAGTGTTTTACATTgttcaaacaacaacaaatgcaggAACATAGGTGTCAATTcagaacaaaaaatcgattatatatacagaacattaatatattattataaaaaaaatagataaaaaaaaacatttggcaCGTTCTCCAATCGTAAACGATAATTGATGCATTGCGATACTGGCATTTGCTtcataaaaaacagcaaataatTAGGTCGAAATGATTATAAAGCAGATTATTAATAGTTAGGAATGGATCTAAAGGCGAGAATGAATTGCCTTAacttttcttgcaaaaaaaaaataataataatttgtataaaacCATTAAACTATTTGATTTCGAAAACTACTTTCGGCCACCTACTAATGTACAATACGATGAGATCATATCAATTTAGGGAATTTTTATtcactaataattaaatatctcgtttttgtgaatttaaaaaattaccaacAAAATTACCACGGCGTCACACCTTTTATGCGTCACCATATCCTCTAAATACACCCAACTCTTGTTTACATGATTctctaacacatttttttacacgTAATTCTCGTTCTTGCACGAgtctcaaaacatttttttttctaaacaaaacataGTTCCTAAAAGAATgccttattttgttttaattttaaataaattggcgGGATGAAAATCCACAAAACGCCAGGGtattccacgacagtcggttctacgtaacctgaacgacccgaatttatatccggccaagcacagtcacttcagcagtatggagaatgtttatgctgctataagAACAACAACCGTTTGTGAGTCAAACTGATGAAAACCGCACTTTACAGACCGATATTTCGGCAGCTTCTGGTTTATTATGATTTctacctttttattttttaaattgtgttcaaacatttttgttttgaatcgaTGGCTTTATATTTCTTTCAGTGTATAGCGTTTTCAtttgttaattaaatttcatttgattttgtgtatgtttttatgttgtCTTGGAAGTATATAAATTTTagcggattttttaaattttttatttttaattcgttGCAGTTTCTTGAGATAGATTGGCTTGCATGTATATGTAGTTGTTTGATTTCATTGTACCCGATAGGTCTACGCGACCCTTTAGTCCGTGAGCCATTTTGTGAAATGCCTtattaagtaaacatttttcgtttcagattaAGTAAAGATAAATACGAACATGCATATATTCCTTCAAAAACGATGCAATAAGAATATTTTAGACATAACCAAGTCCGACTATACATTAATTcatttgtacaaggtggcgcaaaagtaatcatccaattttgtttttgaatcatttttttctgaataaaaaaaaaaactattttgagcgtctaccgagaaaataatggatttctttttccccaaactaatattcaGAGTTCTTTCATCTTACACGATTTTTTTTGAAGCTGTGGAGCATGTCCCCAAATTTACCATAACATGTAAAAAAAGAGTTGGGTTATTGTAATATTTGCGCCAAGTTTCGTTAATACAACTTTATGCTTcggcctccgagtatatttctaccAGGGAAAAGCTGCTCAGTAAAAgcaatctgccgttcggagacggcgtGCTTTTCCCTCTTTTAATCCTTTTTGTAATCATACCTATCAATCGCCACGAGTATACAAAATTAGGTAGAGTTTGATGAAAGAGTTTcatagatacatatttttatttactggcAGTAAGGCGATGCCACGCCCATCTCCAATGTTCTAAATAagcatatttattgttttatttctcaaAAACTATGTAGGTACTTAAAGTGTTATTGAACAAAAGTGCAAAATCAAACTGGGGTGTTAATAAAAACTACTGCACCAAAATAATTAGTTAATTGGAAAACAGGAGCAAAGTCAAAAGTGTAAGTGGGAGGATCGTTGGATTTGTAGTATTTGAATAGTGTAATCCGAATTAAGCAATAGGcaccaaaaagaaacaaaccaaaaaaacaacgaaaataaacagaaaatagGAACAGGGACAGTAAGTAGTACTAAAATACAatttgaagcaaataaatacgaaaagaaaacataaaaggAATACAACAAACtgcttttcaaaaaatgttaaaaccttatttttgtattaaatcagGTCACTGCCGTTGCATTAAGAAAATTTGCAGCGCTGTGCAGGTGAATTAAGGTTAATATGGGCTAAGGCACGATTTTTCACTGATCACAACATTGACAGCTTAGTAGTACGAACTACCAACGATAGTGTGTACATCTTCTATGGGGCCGCGTTGTGATAATACATTTGTTCGAAGTTATATCCACATCACTCAATCACTACAAATTATACGTACtataagaattttgaaaaacaaaaaagatataaaggaaaaaatatgtaatacggAGAATatgatttcatttcaaaatggtttAACAATGAATTAGATGTGTTAAAAagcattttgttaaaatttttagctACCAAACTTGCTTTAAGTTATAtgtaattaatttcaaataaatttattgagtacaacataaagcaataaataaatatttttagaaaacaaccaaatcaaaataaaacttttaaagaaaGGCTTACGTATCAACTTTCCAAACTATCAAATGCGCCTCATTATCACCAGGATCGGTAATGGATTTTTCTGGCCCTGCAGACAACAATAAGGTGAATTCAGTGTGGTAGTAATATTTAGGCTTTTGTGATTACTCACACATAATTTCtatgtatacattttaaattataataacggtaataaatatatatgggaGAGAAACAAATGTATTCGCATAAGAAGAGTGAGGAAAATTAAAGATTCATTCCAAGAGTCAGATGTATAGTCATAAGTGAGAGAGCGCGCACACTACAACTAGCAGAAGCGATATTTGCTGCTTTCGGAAAACAAACTACACGCTCTACACTTTTGTACTTGCTGTTGTAATACATATAGGTGGAACAGTCTAATTGAAGCGTATGCCAAGGAACAGCTTACTTACTGATGCGGAAATCGATGTAGCCTTCGCCACCACACATGACTAGCATATCCGGCCGTTTGTTGGTGAATTGCAGTTGGCCGCCATTTTGTGACTGCATTGGCACGGATACAAAGAACTTCACCGCATCACGATGGCCGTGGAAGGATAGTTGGGCATTTGCCATACAACATAACGGTATTTGAGTGTTGGGGTCAGCTGCAAAAGAGGtgtgaaataatttctatgcATACACTTTTTTTCACAAGTTTCACTCACATGATTTGCCTTGACTCTCTGACAATGGCACCGAAATAATGACACCGTTGCTGGTACCAATCCACAAGCGATTACATGACACCATCAATGCGGTAATGCGTACAAAAGAGAATCCTAATTTTCCAGTGCCCAACATTTTGGAAACGTATGGCTCGATGTCCACATCTTGTTTATGCTCGAAAGTGTACGAATTGTACagccgcaaggtggagtccaaactgagcatatgtacatacaaaataaagacatcattaaagttttcaattaaatatcgCATATCActttcaatcaaaaatattaatatgtccATATCGCTCCTTCGCTGGGAGAGTATCAAAACATATTaatgagatttttttaaataagtattcAGAAATCACCGCCAATTCGTATAAGAAATTCGTAGCGGTTTCTGTTAACAGTGCCTCATTAGAATAAAATGAATGTTTCTATTTTCACATAGGCAGCAATAGCAAATAGCAAATTTTAAGGTCGGTTTTCACGATACTCAGGTTCTTCCAGCAAATGCACGATAAGTGTGTATATGTAACTTACCGTATGGAGACCCAGACACCAGAGCCGGTAGCAGCCATTTGTCGCACTTGACTCTCCTTACGCGGATGCGCTTCCAGCGAGTGGACTATGCTCAGTGAGATCGGATCAACAATATAAATCTTGTTGCGGTGAGCGGCCCAAATGCGTTCGCCGGCCACACAGAGGCAACGTATCGAATGATTACGATCACCCAGCGTTACCAGGTGATAACTATTCAGATCCCATTGACCGTCTGTTTGACGGCGAAacactgccagttgagcatTGGCTAGGGCTACAACAACGCGCGATTCCACTTGCACTATCGCTAGAACCGCATCGGGCAGGAGAACCTTGTGTAAGCACTCATGCCAGCGACCTACAGCACTATGCACGTACAGCCAACCTTCCTGATCGCCCATCCACATAGTCGGCCCCACAGAACTCATTGGAGGCTCTTGAcgatttttcgtgcctagaattGGGTTTATGGGCTTCGAGAAAGACGGTTGcaagttattgttgttgatgttcGCCTTGGTACTGATCACACTCCCGTCGTCCTGCAAACGCTGTGGTGCACCTGGCAGCGCCTGTCGTACCTTAATCTCTTGTATATTGCCCAATGGCTCGCTAGACACATTCTTCGAGCCACCTGCTGTTTTTTCAACAGCCTCCTTTGCATTCTCTTCCACAGCAGCGGTTTCAATAGCTATCACTTCTTGAGCCTGCTCATCCGTTTTAGCATTATTGCTGGTATTACTGTTTTTATCAGCCTTCGGACGCACGCGCACGAAGTCAACCTTGCCGAAAGATTCAGTACCTTCTCCCGGGCGCTCTAACATTTCACCGGCCTTTACCACTTCAGAGTTCTCTAGCAAAGCATAGTCTTTTTCCACGGCACCTACAGATGTAAATTTAagtcaattacatttttttttttcattttttaagccATTTATATTTGTGCTCACCTTGAACAGAAGCAATACAAAGCATGTGTGACGCACAGATGGGAAAAGCATCTAACACAGTCGCCGACTGGTTGGCATCCACCACTGTTACTGTGCTCGCCGCATGTGTACTTGTGCAGATCCAAACGTATGACGACAACTGAGTTTCCGGCTCTAAGTTGGCCAAACTCGCACGATTTATCTGCCGATCAAGCGCTTCAGCTGAATGCTCCGCCGTTGGACTGGTAATCTCGGCGATTTTAGCCGTGGAACGGGGTGCATACGGTGAAGTCGCCGGTATAACCGAGTGACCATCTTTGGTGAAACCGCCGTTTAAATTCACACCTGCAGCACAGAACACTTTCATGTGCGGTGACGCCTCCGCCAATGGATTACAATAGACGGGTACGGGTACACCACCAGAATGGCGATTTTGTTGTTCTTGATTCGTCTTATTTATGGGCAAACTCCAACCGTAAGCCTGCAAGCGGCCATCCTCCTTCTGGACATGAGCACGCAACTGTCGATATTGTTCACGCCGCCGGGCGCTGGCACGTTCAGATGTACCCTCCTCAGAGTAGTCTTTCGCCATGATTAAGGCATTTGCCAGACCCGCACTCGCGGGGTGTGGTGGCGGATTTGCATTGTCTCGAGCGCCAGTTAAGGCAAGGCGATTGTCGCTATTTC is from Anastrepha ludens isolate Willacy chromosome 4, idAnaLude1.1, whole genome shotgun sequence and encodes:
- the LOC128862010 gene encoding JNK-interacting protein 3 isoform X2 — encoded protein: MDDDTMLNNHGPQPGAETVYGTEDNNMVMSEKNDQVVSIVQQLAGSIYQEFERMINRYDEDVVKNLMPLLVNVLECLDASYRINQEQDVELELLREDNEQLVTQYEREKSARKQSEQKLLEAEDVAEQENKELASRLESLESIVRMLELKHKNSLEHANRLEERETELKKEYNKLHDRYTELFKNHVDYMERTKMLMGSTHSQMSSASERLEVNRARLNPIARSSGPVSYGFASLENSVMLDTETICSVGSNSDDSGPPSLQNELDSLQTVERAAETDTLQQQNQATSPQSDTSPIVPNAPSNVGRSTTKKEQRSANTLYQELSFQDNEESEEHEVVTGSWVHPGEYASSGMGKEVENLIMENNELLATKNALNIVKDDLIAKVDELTGEIEILREELNAMQQSRNKLRQKVSELEEELKKTKEQVKQQNDSEQDENDVPLAQRKRFTRVEMAMVLMERNQYKERLMELQEAVRLTEILRASRTVDNLDKKSKQSIWKYFSSLFTPSNRPQERGADGQGGGPMFRYSSPVHSHGSPSRNSDNRLALTGARDNANPPPHPASAGLANALIMAKDYSEEGTSERASARRREQYRQLRAHVQKEDGRLQAYGWSLPINKTNQEQQNRHSGGVPVPVYCNPLAEASPHMKVFCAAGVNLNGGFTKDGHSVIPATSPYAPRSTAKIAEITSPTAEHSAEALDRQINRASLANLEPETQLSSYVWICTSTHAASTVTVVDANQSATVLDAFPICASHMLCIASVQGAVEKDYALLENSEVVKAGEMLERPGEGTESFGKVDFVRVRPKADKNSNTSNNAKTDEQAQEVIAIETAAVEENAKEAVEKTAGGSKNVSSEPLGNIQEIKVRQALPGAPQRLQDDGSVISTKANINNNNLQPSFSKPINPILGTKNRQEPPMSSVGPTMWMGDQEGWLYVHSAVGRWHECLHKVLLPDAVLAIVQVESRVVVALANAQLAVFRRQTDGQWDLNSYHLVTLGDRNHSIRCLCVAGERIWAAHRNKIYIVDPISLSIVHSLEAHPRKESQVRQMAATGSGVWVSIRLDSTLRLYNSYTFEHKQDVDIEPYVSKMLGTGKLGFSFVRITALMVSCNRLWIGTSNGVIISVPLSESQGKSSDPNTQIPLCCMANAQLSFHGHRDAVKFFVSVPMQSQNGGQLQFTNKRPDMLVMCGGEGYIDFRINDNDMENSIQLEANQTIENRGDKSYLIVWHVSQR
- the LOC128862010 gene encoding JNK-interacting protein 3 isoform X1; this encodes MDDDTMLNNHGPQPGAETVYGTEDNNMVMSEKNDQVVSIVQQLAGSIYQEFERMINRYDEDVVKNLMPLLVNVLECLDASYRINQEQDVELELLREDNEQLVTQYEREKSARKQSEQKLLEAEDVAEQENKELASRLESLESIVRMLELKHKNSLEHANRLEERETELKKEYNKLHDRYTELFKNHVDYMERTKMLMGSTHSQMSSASERLEVNRARLNPIARSSGPVSYGFASLENSVMLDTETICSVGSNSDDSGPPSLQNELDSLQTVERAAETDTLQQQNQATSPQSDTSPIVPNAPSNVGRSTTKKEQRSANTLYQELSFQDNEESEEHEVVTGSWVHPGEYASSANDNYFGMGKEVENLIMENNELLATKNALNIVKDDLIAKVDELTGEIEILREELNAMQQSRNKLRQKVSELEEELKKTKEQVKQQNDSEQDENDVPLAQRKRFTRVEMAMVLMERNQYKERLMELQEAVRLTEILRASRTVDNLDKKSKQSIWKYFSSLFTPSNRPQERGADGQGGGPMFRYSSPVHSHGSPSRNSDNRLALTGARDNANPPPHPASAGLANALIMAKDYSEEGTSERASARRREQYRQLRAHVQKEDGRLQAYGWSLPINKTNQEQQNRHSGGVPVPVYCNPLAEASPHMKVFCAAGVNLNGGFTKDGHSVIPATSPYAPRSTAKIAEITSPTAEHSAEALDRQINRASLANLEPETQLSSYVWICTSTHAASTVTVVDANQSATVLDAFPICASHMLCIASVQGAVEKDYALLENSEVVKAGEMLERPGEGTESFGKVDFVRVRPKADKNSNTSNNAKTDEQAQEVIAIETAAVEENAKEAVEKTAGGSKNVSSEPLGNIQEIKVRQALPGAPQRLQDDGSVISTKANINNNNLQPSFSKPINPILGTKNRQEPPMSSVGPTMWMGDQEGWLYVHSAVGRWHECLHKVLLPDAVLAIVQVESRVVVALANAQLAVFRRQTDGQWDLNSYHLVTLGDRNHSIRCLCVAGERIWAAHRNKIYIVDPISLSIVHSLEAHPRKESQVRQMAATGSGVWVSIRLDSTLRLYNSYTFEHKQDVDIEPYVSKMLGTGKLGFSFVRITALMVSCNRLWIGTSNGVIISVPLSESQGKSSDPNTQIPLCCMANAQLSFHGHRDAVKFFVSVPMQSQNGGQLQFTNKRPDMLVMCGGEGYIDFRINDNDMENSIQLEANQTIENRGDKSYLIVWHVSQR
- the LOC128862010 gene encoding JNK-interacting protein 3 isoform X3, which translates into the protein MDDDTMLNNHGPQPGAETVYGTEDNNMVMSEKNDQVVSIVQQLAGSIYQEFERMINRYDEDVVKNLMPLLVNVLECLDASYRINQEQDVELELLREDNEQLVTQYEREKSARKQSEQKLLEAEDVAEQENKELASRLESLESIVRMLELKHKNSLEHANRLEERETELKKEYNKLHDRYTELFKNHVDYMERTKMLMGSTHSQMSSASERLEVNRARLNPIARSSGPVSYGFASLENSVMLDTETICSVGSNSDDSGPPSLQNELDSLQTVERAAETDTLQQQNQATSPQSDTSPIVPNAPSNVGRSTTKKEQRSANTLYQELSFQDNEESEEHEVVTGSWVHPGEYASSANDNYFGMGKEVENLIMENNELLATKNALNIVKDDLIAKVDELTGEIEILREELNAMQQSRNKLRQKVSELEEELKKTKEQVKQQNDSEQDENDVPLAQRKRFTRVEMAMVLMERNQYKERLMELQEAVRLTEILRASRTVDNLDKKSKQSIWKYFSSLFTPSNRPQERGADGQGGGPMFRYSSPVHSHGSPSRNSDNRLALTGARDNANPPPHPASAGLANALIMAKDYSEEGTSERASARRREQYRQLRAHVQKEDGRLQAYGWSLPINKTNQEQQNRHSGGVPVPVYCNPLAEASPHMKVFCAAGVNLNGGFTKDGHSVIPATSPYAPRSTAKIAEITSPTAEHSAEALDRQINRASLANLEPETQLSSYVWICTSTHAASTVTVVDANQSATVLDAFPICASHMLCIASVQGAVEKDYALLENSEVVKAGEMLERPGEGTESFGKVDFVRVRPKADKNSNTSNNAKTDEQAQEVIAIETAAVEENAKEAVEKTAGGSKNVSSEPLGNIQEIKVRQALPGAPQRLQDDGSVISTKANINNNNLQPSFSKPINPILGTKNRQEPPMSSVGPTMWMGDQEGWLYVHSAVGRWHECLHKVLLPDAVLAIVQVESRVVVALANAQLAVFRRQTDGQWDLNSYHLVTLGDRNHSIRCLCVAGERIWAAHRNKIYIVDPISLSIVHSLEAHPRKESQVRQMAATGSGVWVSIRLDSTLRLYNSYTFEHKQDVDIEPYVSKMLGTGKLGFSFVRITALMVSCNRLWIGTSNGVIISVPLSESQGKSSDPNTQIPLCCMANAQLSFHGHRDAVKFFVSVPMQSQNGGQLQFTNKRPDMLVMCGGEGYIDFRIRPEKSITDPGDNEAHLIVWKVDTTYNL
- the LOC128862010 gene encoding JNK-interacting protein 3 isoform X5 produces the protein MDDDTMLNNHGPQPGAETVYGTEDNNMVMSEKNDQVVSIVQQLAGSIYQEFERMINRYDEDVVKNLMPLLVNVLECLDASYRINQEQDVELELLREDNEQLVTQYEREKSARKQSEQKLLEAEDVAEQENKELASRLESLESIVRMLELKHKNSLEHANRLEERETELKKEYNKLHDRYTELFKNHVDYMERTKMLMGSTHSQMSSASERLEVNRARLNPIARSSGPVSYGFASLENSVMLDTETICSVGSNSDDSGPPSLQNELDSLQTVERAAETDTLQQQNQATSPQSDTSPIVPNAPSNVGRSTTKKEQRSANTLYQELSFQDNEESEEHEVVTGSWVHPGEYASSANDNYFGMGKEVENLIMENNELLATKNALNIVKDDLIAKVDELTGEIEILREELNAMQQSRNKLRQKVSELEEELKKTKEQVKQQNDSEQDENDVPLAQRKRFTRVEMAMVLMERNQYKERLMELQEAVRLTEILRASRTVDNLDKKSKQSIWKYFSSLFTPSNRPQERGADGQGGGPMFRYSSPVHSHGSPSRNSDNRLALTGARDNANPPPHPASAGLANALIMAKDYSEEGTSERASARRREQYRQLRAHVQKEDGRLQAYGWSLPINKTNQEQQNRHSGGVPVPVYCNPLAEASPHMKVFCAAGVNLNGGFTKDGHSVIPATSPYAPRSTAKIAEITSPTAEHSAEALDRQINRASLANLEPETQLSSYVWICTSTHAASTVTVVDANQSATVLDAFPICASHMLCIASVQGAVEKDYALLENSEVVKAGEMLERPGEGTESFGKVDFVRVRPKADKNSNTSNNAKTDEQAQEVIAIETAAVEENAKEAVEKTAGGSKNVSSEPLGNIQEIKVRQALPGAPQRLQDDGSVISTKANINNNNLQPSFSKPINPILGTKNRQEPPMSSVGPTMWMGDQEGWLYVHSAVGRWHECLHKVLLPDAVLAIVQVESRVVVALANAQLAVFRRQTDGQWDLNSYHLVTLGDRNHSIRCLCVAGERIWAAHRNKIYIVDPISLSIVHSLEAHPRKESQVRQMAATGSGVWVSIRLDSTLRLYNSYTFEHKQDVDIEPYVSKMLGTGKLGFSFVRITALMVSCNRLWIGTSNGVIISVPLSESQGKSSDPNTQIPLCCMANAQLSFHGHRDAVKFFVSVPMQSQNGGQLQFTNKRPDMLVMCGGEGYIDFRIRPEKSITDPGDNEAHLIVWKVDT
- the LOC128862010 gene encoding JNK-interacting protein 3 isoform X9 is translated as MDDDTMLNNHGPQPGAETVYGTEDNNMVMSEKNDQVVSIVQQLAGSIYQEFERMINRYDEDVVKNLMPLLVNVLECLDASYRINQEQDVELELLREDNEQLVTQYEREKSARKQSEQKLLEAEDVAEQENKELASRLESLESIVRMLELKHKNSLEHANRLEERETELKKEYNKLHDRYTELFKNHVDYMERTKMLMGSTHSQMSSASERLEVNRARLNPIARSSGPVSYGFASLENSVMLDTETICSVGSNSDDSGPPSLQNELDSLQTVERAAETDTLQQQNQATSPQSDTSPIVPNAPSNGSWVHPGEYASSANDNYFGMGKEVENLIMENNELLATKNALNIVKDDLIAKVDELTGEIEILREELNAMQQSRNKLRQKVSELEEELKKTKEQVKQQNDSEQDENDVPLAQRKRFTRVEMAMVLMERNQYKERLMELQEAVRLTEILRASRTVDNLDKKSKQSIWKYFSSLFTPSNRPQERGADGQGGGPMFRYSSPVHSHGSPSRNSDNRLALTGARDNANPPPHPASAGLANALIMAKDYSEEGTSERASARRREQYRQLRAHVQKEDGRLQAYGWSLPINKTNQEQQNRHSGGVPVPVYCNPLAEASPHMKVFCAAGVNLNGGFTKDGHSVIPATSPYAPRSTAKIAEITSPTAEHSAEALDRQINRASLANLEPETQLSSYVWICTSTHAASTVTVVDANQSATVLDAFPICASHMLCIASVQGAVEKDYALLENSEVVKAGEMLERPGEGTESFGKVDFVRVRPKADKNSNTSNNAKTDEQAQEVIAIETAAVEENAKEAVEKTAGGSKNVSSEPLGNIQEIKVRQALPGAPQRLQDDGSVISTKANINNNNLQPSFSKPINPILGTKNRQEPPMSSVGPTMWMGDQEGWLYVHSAVGRWHECLHKVLLPDAVLAIVQVESRVVVALANAQLAVFRRQTDGQWDLNSYHLVTLGDRNHSIRCLCVAGERIWAAHRNKIYIVDPISLSIVHSLEAHPRKESQVRQMAATGSGVWVSIRLDSTLRLYNSYTFEHKQDVDIEPYVSKMLGTGKLGFSFVRITALMVSCNRLWIGTSNGVIISVPLSESQGKSSDPNTQIPLCCMANAQLSFHGHRDAVKFFVSVPMQSQNGGQLQFTNKRPDMLVMCGGEGYIDFRINDNDMENSIQLEANQTIENRGDKSYLIVWHVSQR